Genomic window (Vicia villosa cultivar HV-30 ecotype Madison, WI unplaced genomic scaffold, Vvil1.0 ctg.001882F_1_1, whole genome shotgun sequence):
caccccaaatctaccccgcaatttcaTGAGAAAATCAAAGTACAAAAATCTCACATCACATTTGACGCGTCACATATATCAACTTAAACAAATATCATGCGAGCTCATATATAAAGTTACATAACACTTATAATGGAGGAATCATACTTCATTAAACATCAAACTCAATAGTTCATAATATCGCAACAGAATTCAAATAGCCACATAAatccacatcataacatctttgcCAACATGGCAATAACTATCCAACATGTCTCAATAAAAGAGAACAACAACAGAATCCAACCAGATAAAATGACATAATCAAAACATGACGACATAAAGCAACGAGCATCGCAAAcgtccccgagtgctacgtatcaaagcatagacacaccgactcgagctataacaTAAACGgatactccacgtcgttacctgcacgttaccaaccaagggtaacattcaaacagaagggtgggatatcaaacagtataaaggaacgtACGATAATATTCAAATCAAGGAAAAGATCATACAtggttcaccacttctcaataaaTACACCTTATAAAATTTGTCATCACagacaacttatcaatataatacaactttcaaaacggcaatAATGCTATTAATTAATTACGACAGCATAATCAAATTCACAATTAAAATGTCATCAAGTCACAACAAACATCTTATCAtttcaacaactcaaacacaatttaaatgcaattcaaatttGACTCggcttatgcaaatgcatgtggtaccatttggagtaaaactcccatcgtCTCAAAATTGCCATTGGacacaccgtcgctatttgccattaaggccaccgtcgcttttgccattaaggccacagTTGCTTTATGCAAtagatgtgactcaatgaatgtgACATCCACACAAAACAACATACATCACACATCTCATCAATACATTACTTACATCATTAATTAAATATCGAAATTCAATGATAACAACAAAATTATCACCAATCACGGTAATGCATCACTTTGCtatcacgtcgctatgttgtatTATCATACAACAAATACTTCACTtctcaacaacaaccacaacattcAACGATACAATTCAAGAAAGGTTTCAAAAAGGTTTCCAAAAATTTTCAAGTCATATAAATTAGAAAGATATCGATTAaagcttcacggaggttcaaacggcgcttaaaaaggagttacagatcaaaagatacatcaattCAAAGTTTACAATTTACAGACCGCGCTACGCGCGCTAAGTCAGAACGTTCGGCGCTAAGCGCCCTCGTccccgcgcgacgcgcgctacgtTCTGCCAAGAAGGTCTGCGTATATTCAACAGTGCTCTACGCGTGCTACACCGTGCAACGCGCCGTGTGCattttctgcagaattttctTTACGATGAAAGCAAACCCATTACCCCTATTTTCAACCCAAAATCATTTCCAGCTCAGTTTTCATCACAAATTTCATGCTTGTAACACATATATAACACATAGAGTCAATGATAAACATCAAATCATAACACATAAAGTAATTTCATGGATTCTCTTAACATCTCAAAGTTAgggtttcaccaacattcacatTCGCACATTAATTCATAAGTTATTCACATACCCACTCACAATATTGCATAGAATCATCATCTTAAGGTAGATTTTCACATCATTGATGGATTAACATATCAATTTCATCCCAATTTACAACACACACTCATGGATACTAGACATAGaatcaaaaccccaccctaaacatcatcatacaatcCCTTATCATGAAATAATCCCACCCTTACTATTTTCTCATTatgctaatgggctctaattagtaCCCTTCAATTACTaacaccaacttaggcccaataacttaTAGCCTCACTAACTTATAATATTTACTAAAAATTcccaaataaaataacataaaatcaattaagcatatgattaacacataattcacacaATTGTCAATTAATTCACACAACacacaataacataaataattaaaggaAAAGTGGGCGTTacaaaatagtctatggctaccaagatgaaacgatgtccatttgaagcttttggttcaatcataccaatcatgtcgattctccacatagagaaaggccatgggggaAGAAAGAATGTTAAGAAGAGTCAGCGGTACATGAATCCTAACAGCATAGATTTGACATTTGTGGCATCTCTTTGCATATTTGCAGcaatctgattccattgtcagccaataataaaCCGCTCTCAATATTTTCCTTTTCATTGTAtatccattggtgtgagtaccagaGGAACCTTTATGTATTTCTTTCATTAGTGTGTCTGCTTCGTTTCTGTCGCTGCATCTGAGTAGGAACacgtcgaaatttctcttgtataaCACATTTTCATTTAGAAAAGAATCTGCTTGCTAACTTCCTCAAAGTCTTTttgtctttctttgatgccctAAGAGGGTATTCTTGCTTTTCTAGAAAACTTTTGATGTCGAGATACCACAGCTTATTTTAGATGATTGCTTCTATGGCAAAGATACGAGCGGGCCTATCAAGGCGCATAACAGAAATTGTAGGGACGTCGTTCCAACGATTCACAacaatcatggaagagagtgtagCTAATGCATAAGCCATGTTGTTTTCTTCACGGGGAATGTGATGAAAGTCCACtttgtcgaagaatggtaacaacctTCTTgcatagtctttgtaaggaatcaaCCCAGATTGGTGTGTGTCCCACTCTCCTTTGATCTGATTAAAAACCAAAGCGGAGTCTCCGTATACATCTAGGTTCTTGATTGttaaatcaatggcttcttccCTTAGTTGGAGTAGTCGAGAGATTTCTTCTGATATTTTctcgtcttcttcttctccagCTTCGAATACTAGGAACTTAAAATTGGGAGAAGGCATGGGATCGTGCTTTTCaatgggttttttaatgattaatttgCATATGATTGCTAtagattttatttagacaacgaagGAATGACTGGTGTATGCAGTTAATTGagagtgtttttttttaaaaattattttaagggttttttaggattaccaatttccgaaaagaaaagaaaaatgaaaatgtgaggaacaaaatgacatttttttatCTATCATctgtcacttcttgaaacaaaggcCCTATAAACAAAGCTCTTTTGCTTCGGGCAAAGAAAAGAGGACATATTTAGACAGTACATGCAAAGCCCTTTCAAACATCTCTTCGCTTTGGGCTAAGTGAGAGGTCAAAATAACGGCAGCATTTTTTTACTTTGAAATGTGAACAACGGTCGGAACTTCAACAgtcgtccaatagtggcgaactcCTTTATGCACTAAGAATTCTGGCATAACCATTTCAGACTTGTCATTGGTGTTGACTGCTGGTGGAAATGGATTGGTAGATCTTGATTTATCGATCCTTTTCTTTGTAACACTGAGACGATCTTCTTATGTTTCTTCAACAGGTCAAGGAGTATTAAACTGGGGCATACACATTTTTCGGTGGTACCTGTCTGATTCTTTTGGAAGGGAACTTCCAATCCATAATAGAGAAACTCGTTGTCAAATTCACTTTCGAGATCATTTTCTAAATCTTTATCTTGTTCATCTCAAAAAATGACATTGATTTGAGAATAAGAAAACTATGGCTTAATAACTTGGAGGATGAATCAAAGTGGTGATCGTTAGTGGCCATTTCAACGGAAAGAGGCGGGCAGTATGACACATATGCCTTTTCTAGCTGACTatcatattatttaaaattagttaaaactaatatttattcaattaaaaatatttattggacttataaattataaatatataaaacaaaaatcatttaaataaaaaacgaaaaaattaAAATGGGCTTCCGCCACTCCATTTATCGGAATGACCCAATGAGCAAAATATGTGGGCCCTTACGCCGAACCATTTGGTGACATGGTTCAAGTCCGTGGCATAATGGAAATTTTTTTACAAACTGTGACATTGGGGAAAATTGTTTTCACAGCTGTGGCATTGGGGGAAAAAATTCCCCACCATATATGCACCACTATTTGTGTGACATTTAACGAATACAtgaattaatgaaaataaaaagatacTACCATACATATACATCAGATGCCGTGATGCTCTCGGGATAAAACTTTTCGCTACATATATCATTatcctttatttaaatttacacaaactttttattatttaaagtgattatttttatttctagcgaaaattttagttttaataactATAAAATACAGTCTTTTATCACTATCAtagtaaatttatatttttaatttatttaataattaatatatttgaattttataaagattagatatattaattgttgaataaattaaacaaaatcaattacttgttgaattaattaaaaaaaattaaaatttttagatGAGAAAGGATTAtagattatttgaattttaatattttagtttAATGGCATATTGTAAGCGATAGATATTATTACGTCTCAGGTTTGAAATCCGCtagatacaaattgcttattaaaaaaaattataaggtgTATTTATATTTTCTGtcttagaaaattaaattataactTATCGAaatagttatttaatttttttcacaaaaataaaaaaaattttaaaattaaaaaaaaaaatttaaatttgaacgAGGAAGTCGTTTAAGTCGAAACGCAACGTAACCAAACTTCAAGTAAACCGCATTAACTTTTCGATCAAACGAACACTAGAACTAAGTTCTAACACAAGAAAACCGAATCAGCAGTTTCGCACTGTAATCACCAACTCCGTGTTGCCTCGTCCAAAACCTCCAGAACCTTCTTCCATGGCGGTTATCAGCGCACTAACTACCGCAATCGCCATGGCATTTCTGGCGGCGGCATTGCCGGCATACGCCGGCGACACAAACAAAGTATTCTCTCCGTGCACGGACACACGCGTGCAGAGATCAGACGGTTTCACGTTCGGACTCGCGTTCGCCCCAAAGGAGAAGTTCTTCTACAATAACAATAACAGTCTTCAGTTATCGCCCTGCGATAGTAGACTCTCGCTCTCCAATTCGAACTCTCAGATCTCGTTGTTTAGACCTAAGGTTGATGAGATCTCGCTCCTGACGGTTAATTCTTCATCGTTCGTTGCGGTTAGTTCTCTGTTCTGTTTATGAATTTCAGTTTTGGTAGtggattttgtttgattttttaggGTTTCTGGTTTTTGTTGGGGTTAATTGAATTCAATTAGGGTATAGTCTATTAGTGCTGTTGCCAAATGCTAATcccatgaaaccctaattttacTGTACTTTGGGTTGTTATGATCACTGCGAGGTATTTACTAGATAATGGGGAGATGGAGAGTTTGGAAGTGAAATTACTTCGCTTCTGCATTATACAACATAAAAAGTGGGATGAATGAAAGTGAAGCTGATAGGGATGTTAGTTTTGATGCGGTTACCTTACCGAAATTGTGAAGTGTGTATAAGAGGAGGTTTAAGACAGAGAATAGAACAAGGGGGGCAGTTAATTAATGTAACGGGGGAGCAGTTATTTGAGATTGGGTTGGATATGTATGTCTTGTGTTTAGTTAAGAAAATAAGCTTAGGAGGTCATGGAATGTATTTTCTGGTTTATGTAAGGCAGAGAGCAACCTAGCACTCTGATGGAGCATTGGGCTCTGGGCATTAACCATTATAGATGCCATGCAATGGGGCAGTAACGCTTTTGGCTTGTGAGCCACCGTCAGCAATAGCAGTTAGCGGTCTCAAACCGCTATCATGTATGCTATTAGGGTCACGGGAATAGAATCCTtcaattcttcttttttttttttttttaaatttcaatccAAACCCTTTTATAGAGTAATGTTCTTTTCTTCATTTTGTTATGTTCTTGCTCACAAACTGTCTTTTGTTCATCCTAGTTTTTGTTTAGTTCTgtgatgttcttttctgcttaagTTTTATTGCACTATACTTTAGGCTCTTTAATTATTTAACATGATGGTCTCTATTGGGAAAACCCCATGTCCCACATCGGTTAAAACTAGAATCTAAAAAGACTTTATATATTGCGACACTCATtaccttacaagccggttttaTAAGGATGAGTTAGGCGAAGCTTAAATTCTAAGATGGTATCATAACCTTACAATCGGGTCACCCACCATttatatccacgcaccaagcccaacAGTGTTTGGCATGTGAAGAGTGTATTGAGAAAACCAAGTCCACATATCCAAAATTCGGACCACCCACTGTTTTTATCCACGCGCCGAACCTAATAGGGTTTGGTGTGAGGGGTTGTATAGGAAAAACCAAGTCTACATATCCACAATTTTGGCCACCCACTGTTTATTTCCACGCACCAAACCCAATAGTGTTGGGTGCGAGAGGGTATAATAGGAAAAACCCATGTCCCACATTGTTTAAGATAGAgcctaaaaaaatttatatagagACACCCTTTACCATATAAGTCCGTTTTGTAGGAGAGAGTTAGGTCAAACTCAAATTCTATGAGTCCATTTAATCCGTGTATTTTTCTATTTCCGAGTATTTCCGTGTATCTTTGTAGTAGTGGCTATTTTGCTATCCGATATAGCATTTTAGGGGGGTCGGTGCTACACAATACTATTTGAGATTAACACAGACTAATTTACGATACAAGccgttttgtaaggatgagttagatcAAACTCAAATTCTAAATGTCTCTTTAATTGTGTATTTTTCTATTTCCGAATATTTATGGTTACTTTGGACATTGAGTTTTAGTCTTTGCAGTAGCAGCTATTCGCCTATTTCACTATTCAGTATAGCATTTTAAGGGATCGGTGCTACGCAACGCTATTTGATATCAACAACATTGACTAATTTACAATACGAGTTTTGGAGACATGAAAGTCtgataaaattgatttttgaGAGAAATATGAAGACCATAATCTTTATCTAACTCCATTTTAAATTCTTATTATTGTTTTCTATATTCCCATACTTATCTTGCTAGAAGAGGCATTGCCTTAATTTTTAAACCAAAAAAGTGCAAATTGTGTAGTTCCCTAATTGAGCCTGTTAGTTTCTTAATGCTTGCCTTATAGCTGCTTAATATCATTACCAGTCTGGTTAATTTTTACTTTTTTGTTTCTTTGTTGATTAATTCGTGAGGGAATCTATGTTTGTCATTGTTCCAGGACTCGTATGGCTATATGGTTGCATTTGCTGGTCGGAAATATGCAGCAAGGTCCCCTCCTGCTTTTGTTGCAAATGGCTCGTATACTGTAACCAGTTTTACTCTTGTAAGTAGATTATTTTcctctttttaaaaataattttcaataatTGTGGGTTCTTTTTGAATTCTCATAGTTGCAAGTGTAATCCTTACTAAGAACCAATTGAAATCTTATCCCTGCAGGTTCTTGAGTTTACGAAGGGCAGACTGCAAAATTTGTATTGGAAAAGAGACGGGTGTGCTAAATGCCCAAAAAATTCAAAAGCTGTCTGTCTTAACAATCAGGATTGTGCGCTACAAACATCTAGTTGCAAGAGCCATGGAGGACTTGTGGATTGCAGCTTAGGTATACAATTGGCATTCTCTGGCACTGATAAACACCTATCAGCTCTCAACTCTTGGTATGAAGTGAAAAACCTTCGCCAATATTCACTCTATGGCCTTTATTCAAATCTGAGAAGTTCACTCACTAGCCAGTATGATAAGTTTTTCTAACTTCCTTAGGTTCttttgttgatttgatttgttccaTTCTGTTGTGATTTACGTGTATTCTTACTGTATCATCTTCCCACCCTTTACTTTCTAAATATTTGCGAGAACCTAGAATGATGGCGTGTACATTTGTATATcaaaatgttttatttattttgcttGATCCAGTCCTTGTGAATCTATATTTTACTAAGGTGAACTGTATCTGACATGCCAATCGGTGTAATTAACCCTTCATGTAGTATGGTTTGATTCTGCCTATCTTACTACAGTTTTTCATTCCTACTCTACTCTATAAGTCATAATAAATTGTTGCTTTCACTAAAAGGTATTTTAATAAACTTCCACTGAAAAATGAGACACCATCAACTATATATAGACTTGCCTAACCCAGAAAtccatttatattaattattcatgATGTATATTGACATCAACTATGGCAGTTTTTTCACTTTTGTCTCCATCAAGATTCAAAAAGAGAATCCAGTGTTATGACTAGGGCTgacaatgaaccaaactaactcgaaaataaTTCGAAACTCGActcgaaaattaaatcgttgaactaggttcatgaaccaaatgagctgagtatgagctaaaaactaagttcgttaactaaatgagccgaacttgaactatacagagttcgactcgttaggttcatgagtcaactcgattatatatgagatatattatattgtctttaagagtatgtttaaatatttgctctaaatcttactattatattttattttaatctaacaattttaattgataatttatattctctagtgagcaaaatatttctacaaataatcaTACAAATAAAATTATCACCGTAAGaatttcaattttataattttaattttatttctatattttttatttaaaaaaatattaatttaaaatgttatatatatatatatatatatatatatatatatatatatatatatatatatatatatatatatatatatatatatatagggttaatgaactttttcgtccctttaaatattgcagattttgtttttagtccctctaaaattttcctttaagaaatcgtcccttcaaaatttttctttcgaactattggtccctaacgtcaaatttcgtagctaatcggtggctaaagtcgtagctaatttctagcaaatttgacgttagggaccaatagtttagacgaaaatttttgaagggacgatttcttaaaggaaaattttggagggattaaaaacaaaatctgcaatatttagagggaccaaaaagttcattaacccatatatatatatatatatatatatatatatatatatatatatatatatatatatatatatatatatatatatatatatatatcatacataataataaagcaagatgagtttttgggcaattttgacaagtgtcaTGCTCACATCAATTCTCATGTTTTACAAACTTTctaaaaaaggaaattttttatttaaaaaataatgaattgtTTATTGATTATTtacattaagttttttattttatttattaattgaaggATAGAGAGGGATTCTTGATACACGTACAAAATAATTACTTTTTATATGGAAGGATATGGGGAAGACCAAAGAAATTGATATTGAAATACAAACAATTTGCAGACTTTTTCTTCCCTCAACCAATTAATTTTTCCTCTTCCATAACACTAAACCTATCTTCAGTGCCAATtcaattttttcctttttccaAACCCTGATTTCAAATTCATATCATCCATGGGAATTTTGCTGCTCATCAATGCTTTATGTTTCCCAGATAATTGATTTAtgttgatttatgataatttcaattatataaatagcAACAATTTCTTCTCCCATTTCATACAATTTCTTCTCCCATTTCACACTGCTTTCTATCAAAATTAagattcctcttttcttttcctcTCATCATGCCGACAAACAAAAGAAGAACAACACAAACAATTAAAACACATAAGAAATTACCGTATGGAGGGCAAACGACGGTGGTGTCGTGAGGGTTGGAGGTGGATGTCGAGGCGGCTTGCGGTAGGCGCGTCGTGGTTGTTGTGATGAGGTAGCGACTCTTGAGAGAGTCCAGTTGCGGCTCTGAGTAGTGGTCCGTGGTGTTCCTAAAACGCAAGGGTAGGATCAAATTTGGCGATATGTGGTGTCAGATTCAAGTGTGGATTTGCTTCTTATGTTCTTGATTCTTTCTTTCACTGGTTGTGATTTATGTTATATTTGCCTaaaaaattgttgatttttgaatttACAAGATAATGGTTAGTGTTATAATTATTGTTAATGGAAGGTTCATATGAATGATGTCGTGATTGTTGGGACAGTTTTGTGCACACGTTTGTTGTTTGATTGAAGGTTGTTTGAGAGGAAATTTTGATTTTGGTTGGTTGATGTTTTATGACAGGAAGGTTTTATTGCATTCCATTTGATATTGTGGTAATTTTGCAATGGAAATTAttgtctttcaaaatttcaaaatgttGCAACTTAACTTATTTGTCATTTGTGTTTGCTGCagtagattttttttatttgaatctgAAAAATTCAGGTATTAGCCCAAAAGTTATTGTACTGCTGCATTTTATTGATTAGTGTTACATTTGTAACAGTGGAGTGAAACAAACTTAGATATACTTCTAAACAATTGTTTGaggatatttttatttttttggtattcattaaGAT
Coding sequences:
- the LOC131636980 gene encoding uncharacterized protein LOC131636980; amino-acid sequence: MAVISALTTAIAMAFLAAALPAYAGDTNKVFSPCTDTRVQRSDGFTFGLAFAPKEKFFYNNNNSLQLSPCDSRLSLSNSNSQISLFRPKVDEISLLTVNSSSFVADSYGYMVAFAGRKYAARSPPAFVANGSYTVTSFTLVLEFTKGRLQNLYWKRDGCAKCPKNSKAVCLNNQDCALQTSSCKSHGGLVDCSLGIQLAFSGTDKHLSALNSWYEVKNLRQYSLYGLYSNLRSSLTSQYDKFF